The Palaemon carinicauda isolate YSFRI2023 chromosome 43, ASM3689809v2, whole genome shotgun sequence genome window below encodes:
- the LOC137633802 gene encoding uncharacterized protein, which translates to MINYHHRFLPAIATSFHLYASSKTKPRDLRCGPIPEVAFCNAMNALSITAGLSYHVPHAPLLLFTDASEVTIGAVHEKVLNGSTLPLDLFNRKLSKTESSYFTFDCKLLAVHLAVSDFPPFLGKNVLHHSQGSQASFS; encoded by the coding sequence atgatcaactatcatcaccgcttcctgccagccattgcaacCTCTTTCCACCTCTATGCCTCTTCCAAAACGAAGCCAAGAGACCTGAGGTGCGGTCCTATTccagaagtggccttctgcaatgcaatgaaTGCCTTATCAATCACTGCTGGTCTCAGTTATcatgtgccacatgcacctctccttctcttcaccgatgccagcgaagtCACTATTGGTGCAGTTCACGAGAAAGTGCTCAACGGCTCTACCCTCCCATTGGACTtgttcaatagaaaactgtccaagacagaatccagCTACTTTACCTTCGACTGTAAATTGTTGGCAGTGCATTTAGCTGTCTCTGACTTTCCACCCTTTCTTGGAAAGAATGTCCTTCATCATTCGCAAGGATCACAAGCTTCGTTTTCGTGA